Within Bacillota bacterium, the genomic segment GCCTGGGGGTTTCGAGAACTCAGCATCCGGTGCGATACTCATGAACGACGAGACGCGCAAGACTCTGCTATCTGCCTATCAGGAACGCAAGCGTGAGCAGATTCAACATCCGTTCTTGAATGAGTCCGTACCACTAGGCCTGCTGGCCCATGTTCAAGCGATGCTGCTGGCGAGGTACATTCGTGGAGATCTCGATGCCTACCCCGCGTTCTGTTGGAGATAGGCGGTGAGTTGCCATGATGGTGCTTATCACGTACGACGTCAATACGGAGAACGCCGCGGGAAGGAAAAGGTTACGAAACATCGCGAAGAAATGCGAGGACTATGGGCAGCGCGTTCAGCTGTCCGTGTTTGAGTGCATCGTCGATCCCCAGCAGCTGGTTGTCCTCAAGAACCAGTTGACGTCGATTATGGACGAGAGGACCGACAGCATCCGTATCTACTACCTGGGAAGCAACTGGGAGAGGAGGGTAGAGCACATAGGAGCGAAGCCTGGTTACAACCCCGAAGGGACTCTGATGGTTTAGACCTCGTCCGACACGATCAGGGATTTCGGGCCGTGCGGGTGGCGTGCGCGAGAATGCCCTGGCGGTGCCTTACTTCCGTGCGCGGACCCCAAGTGACCATCGTTTGCCGGAGAGGTCCGCGCTC encodes:
- the cas2 gene encoding CRISPR-associated endonuclease Cas2, coding for MMVLITYDVNTENAAGRKRLRNIAKKCEDYGQRVQLSVFECIVDPQQLVVLKNQLTSIMDERTDSIRIYYLGSNWERRVEHIGAKPGYNPEGTLMV